The sequence CGATCCCCCAAGTATTTCCTTTGTGATAAATATAAATATACAACTGAGGCATATTATCAATTGTCGTTAATGCATTTTGCTCTAAAAGATAGTTTATTACACAAGTATCCTCTCCCATTGGCAAATCAGCATAAGGATTCTCTTGTATTACTTCTTTTTTACACAGTATACTTCCTTCCCATGTCCTTTTGTTCGATATATAAGCTTTATTATTACATGAATCAAATACAATCCATCGTGATAGTACGCAAGCAATTCGATTATTTGACAAAATGTGATTTACTTGAACTTCTATCCGATCTGGGCTATACCAATCATCATCATCCCATTGACAGATGTATTCGCCGTCTGCAGCATTTACACTTAGATTTCTAAGCGTACCAAGTGTGTTTTTTACAAAACCAGAATGTAC is a genomic window of Alistipes sp. ZOR0009 containing:
- a CDS encoding glycosyltransferase family 2 protein codes for the protein MNRRDNNPDYLPLVSCLCVTHNNPLMLERVIKCFNNQTYKNKQLIIVYEDSDMTTCEFVDNMVISDILKIVKVHSGFVKNTLGTLRNLSVNAADGEYICQWDDDDWYSPDRIEVQVNHILSNNRIACVLSRWIVFDSCNNKAYISNKRTWEGSILCKKEVIQENPYADLPMGEDTCVINYLLEQNALTTIDNMPQLYIYIYHKGNTWGIDHFKEIFSASIELPDNIAEEISCLIE